One window of Alosa sapidissima isolate fAloSap1 chromosome 21, fAloSap1.pri, whole genome shotgun sequence genomic DNA carries:
- the LOC121695448 gene encoding uncharacterized protein LOC121695448 yields the protein MVAGMLMPLDDLRSIYEVLFRDGVMVARKDRRPQCMHPDVPGVSNLKVIRAMGSLKSGAFVRETFAWQHSYWYITNEGIAHMREFLHLPSEIVPSTLHRVRSTASTLNLTRRAAHVQTIKGPTSFIPKPRVKEEQEDLVDRQGYRYKKRIPSEQEGQPEKIAMSFRGSYTPSNVVTRPAHSATRETKQESPIIRKQQQQSETSRHITFEEQKISAAAKPGSWKTNRNIKASHSVVAPTEEAIASPCETVKMNMPAPPVEAVKEEPFNAQTEAPQPVSETVAVELVQEDVKIPNDQEPTDIWDEENESKDLVALVEEGASQQEVQESKELTTQTEQEETIEVEQDAPEIYTDGDVPLTVSQIVNEQNASQVVQESLQQIFEPKEQTKQIETMVVEEPLECVMMDVSDASSTSSVIYHEPEADELVEEVTKDLQELLVAEDAEVFRQTTHADTKMVVEETIDAECAVMAENVPQVSVADDSLIVLQIHDEPKGDGQVNEEAGLQQVHEFTVPHIQTEHLPELVVLEPPVQASTSTSAITSVALEDALSLTTVKSLETVSDGTLHPHVSPMTDACVDLSEFEVLDTDISHADVNVSPSPEDC from the coding sequence ATGGTGGCTGGAATGCTGATGCCTCTGGATGACCTGAGGTCCATCTATGAGGTCCTCTTCCGGGACGGCGTCATGGTAGCCAGGAAGGACAGGCGTCCCCAGTGTATGCACCCCGACGTCCCAGGTGTATCCAACCTCAAGGTGATCCGAGCGATGGGTTCCTTGAAGTCCGGAGCCTTTGTCAGGGAGACCTTTGCCTGGCAACACAGCTACTGGTACATTACCAATGAAGGCATCGCTCATATGCGAGAGTTCCTGCACCTTCCGTCAGAGATCGTCCCTTCTACCTTGCACAGGGTCCGGTCCACGGCATCAACCCTGAACCTAACCCGTCGGGCAGCCCATGTGCAGACAATTAAGGGTCCCACCTCTTTCATCCCCAAACCAAGAGTCAAAGAAGAGCAGGAAGATCTAGTGGATCGGCAGGGGTACCGATACAAGAAAAGAATCCCTAGCGAACAGGAGGGCCAGCCTGAGAAGATTGCTATGAGCTTTAGAGGCTCCTACACACCCAGCAATGTGGTCACCAGACCTGCGCATTCAGCAACCAGGGAGACCAAACAAGAGTCACCTATCATTAggaaacaacagcagcagtcaGAAACCTCCAGGCACATTACATTTGAAGAACAGAAGATTTCAGCTGCTGCAAAGCCTGGTTCctggaaaacaaacagaaatatcAAAGCATCTCATTCAGTAGTTGCTCCAACTGAGGAGGCCATTGCAAGTCCATGCGAAACAGTAAAGATGAACATGCCTGCTCCACCTGTGGAGGCGGTAAAAGAAGAGCCATTTAATGCCCAAACTGAGGCTCCACAGCCAGTGAGTGAGACAGTAGCAGTTGAGTTAGTTCAAGAGGACGTGAAAATCCCCAATGATCAGGAACCTACAGATATATGGGATGAAGAGAATGAATCAAAAGACTTGGTGGCACTGGTTGAAGAAGGGGCAAGTCAGCAGGAGGTACAGGAGTCTAAAGAACTTACCACACAAACAGAACAAGAAGAAACCATTGAAGTAGAGCAAGATGCTCCAGAAATATATACCGATGGAGATGTTCCACTGACAGTCTCTCAAATTGTTAATGAACAAAATGCTAGTCAGGTGGTCCAAGAATCACTGCAGCAGATATTTGAGCCCaaagaacaaacaaaacaaatagagACCATGGTGGTTGAGGAGCCGCTTGAATGTGTGATGATGGATGTTTCAGATGCCTCCTCTACTTCGTCCGTTATCTATCATGAGCCTGAAGCTGATGAGCTGGTCGAAGAGGTGACAAAGGATCTGCAGGAGTTGCTGGTGGCTGAAGATGCTGAAGTATTTAGGCAAACAACACATGCAGATACCAAGATGGTTGTAGAGGAAACCATTGATGCAGAATGTGCAGTGATGGCTGAGAATGTTCCACAAGTATCTGTTGCAGATGATTCACTGATTGTGCTCCAAATCCATGATGAACCCAAAGGTGATGGGCAGGTTAATGAAGAGGCTGGTCTGCAGCAGGTACATGAATTTACAGTTCCCCACATCCAGACTGAGCATTTACCTGAACTTGTTGTCCTAGAACCACCAGTGCAGGCGAGTACAAGTACGTCAGCCATAACTTCAGTTGCCTTGGAAGATGCGCTGTCACTCACTACTGTTAAATCCTTGGAGACAGTCTCTGATGGCACGCTCCACCCTCACGTTTCTCCCATGACTGATGCCTGCGTGGATCTCTCTGAGTTTGAGGTGCTAGACACTGACATCTCACATGCTGATGTAAATGTCAGCCCTTCACCAGAGGACTGCTGA